The genomic region CTGTTCACCTTCTAACATGTGACACGTGATCTAAGTAAGAAATCACATACGACCTCATCAAGTGACCTATTTTCATCTcggtctgtgctgctgttcagcTGCTTTAGATTGACCGTAGTAAAACCAAAAGTTCTGAGAGGATTGACATCATCATCTAAACTTGTTCTTTTCAGCTGGTTTCCTTGGTAAAAATATCACAGGTCCTTTCTACATATTCCACTGCTGTTAAAACTACACTGTAACTCACCACTATGCTCTTGGCCTGTTCATCCGCAGCCTCCTGCATCAGGCTGGTCAGCTGACTGAGGTACTTCTGGTTCTCCTGCAGCAGACGTGGGGCGGCGTCACTGAAGAAAAAGTACACAGGCTGTTAGAGACGACACCAACATCACGAGATCTCCATCATAAGGACGCAGCTTGCAGCATATTCCCAGCAAGGAGAAGCTGCTCTGAGAGAATGCACTCCAATGTGTTcccaaataaaatacaatacacagaaaacaacaaacgtGTCAAAGTAatgattttttaatgttttatgaaGATGAAATCACGACTGGCTGTAGCACcggtttgtttttgtgtttgtggctaCAGTTGAAAAGTCCTTCTCCTTCCGGCTCTGTGTTTGTTCGCCAGCAAAGACCAGGCTCTGTAGCTGCTACATGCTCTGCCATGTTCACAGCCAGGCTCTGAAAACTGCATCTGTCTGCTGCCTGGTTTTGAGCAGGTACGTTACAGTTGCCTGAAGGAGTTTTTAattactgaaaacagctgcagccaaaCAAGCTGCTAGAGAAACTGCAGAAATGCCCAATAACATTCTGCGGGTTTGACATTGTAAACAGCCACTTTCATGTACGTTTCATATATGTGCTGCTCTGATCCGGTTTAAAGGGGACATATCATGCTGTGTGGGATTTTATCACTGAAATGTCATTATGATGTTAAATGTCTAATTCGGTTTCACTTAAGATGGTGCATATTTTCTCAGCCAGTGAGTCCCGCGAATCACCTGTCATTTGGCCCAGGTAGCGACGTTAGGGGGTGTGGGGAGCTGATGGGTTGTGCCGACTGTGACCACTGAGAAACCTGCAGCTGGTTGGACGACTCAGGACTGGCTGCTATCGAGCTGCGGGATGAGTTCTGAGCCTGGAGGAGAGAAAGATCATATGGATACATGCAGCAATACAGACGTTCCGAAAGACGTTTTAGACCAAGAGGTCATCACTCTGATTATTGTGCCTGATGATAAACAGTAACTTACACAGGCGATCTTCAGTAAATGCCAGaactctctctgcctctttatCTGCATCTGCATCACTGTGCTGTCAGCATCCTTGATGTTCTCCAGTGTTTTCTCAATTCGTGGAAACAAGTCAATGATCTTTTGTTTGCTGATCAGGATCTTACTGTTGGGAGGAGCAGACATAGACAAGAGCAGTGCTCGTATTTCAGAATAATAAAGgccaaaatgtcatttaaaaccAGGTAAACCAGCAGGTCTGATGTTGCACCACAATAAGGAGTGTCTGGTTTCACCCTTACCTGAGGTGGGTGTACAGATCTTTGAGAACTTTGTCCTGGTTCTGGACCGTCTGAATGATGGCCTTCACCATCTCAGAGCTGTCACTGCTCCCATCTGGCTCAGGTGCTGAaggaaacacagacaaactACTGAACACACATTTCAGTCATAACACGATTTCTCTTTAGATTTCTGTGATACCTTAACAACATGAAGATGATTTCAAACTTTTCTTACTTTTGCATCTCATCTTCAGTTGCTTGTAGAGCTCGATcgctttttcttctctgcaataaaatgattttttcatgtttaaataattaaaagacTGAATTACAAAATCCTGCTACAACATGTCACAACTCAACAGCTGTTTATCTGGCagcatgttttatatttaaaacatcagATGACAGAGCCATCCTGTGTTTTCTAAATGCCTCAGGAAACCCCAGGTTACCCAGGGGGTTCCCATCAGACCATTCTGTGTTCTCCTTGTGTAGATTGCATTTTGCAGTGCATGAGGACTGTGTGTTTCTCATCAGTTTAGTCCATTAACACTCACAGCTGCTCCATCTTGTCTCCTTGGCGTCGGGCGTACGGACTCCTCTGAAGCTCCACTATCTCTGAGTGCAAAGCCATAATCTCATCATCCAGATGGCTCACCTCTGCCACCTGCAGGACAGAGCAGGAATCAAACAAGAGCTGCCACAATaaggatttttttgtgtgtattttaacgtgcgtgttttgttttggaaacaTGTGTTACCTGTGCAAAAGCAGCAGCTCTTTCCTCGTTTTCCTGCCAGGCTTTCAGCATCTTTTCAGAGGCTttggacaaacacacacgacTCATTACAGTAAACATCCTCCCCTTTGTGATGATAACATTCCCATGTATAAATATTCTCTAATCCAAGGTCAAGTATCAAAGCAAGACAGCTGCCAGGAAACACTCACATATGCCATAGTGCATCTGATCGCTGTATTTCTCCAGGTCGTACTGGATGCTGCTCTTGAAGAAGTCCAGCTTGGCCTTCAGCTGCTGAGAGAAGCCAAACATGCTGTTCTTACACCTGGTCAGGTTGGTGTTGTAGCGCAGGAGACTCAACCTGGAAGACGAGCACAGATCACCGTTTAATATCAGCAAGTCAGCAAAATAAACTTCGCAGCATCGAACACCATCACATCATGTGTTCTGTGTCAGAGCTGACTGTGCATTCAGAGGCAGTTAGCAGGGAACAAGAGCCACAGTGTGAGGAGAAACACTGCAGCCATTCAAAATGAGGACAGGCGAACAGAAAGCTCGGTCCAGCCCCAGATGGTCCTCCTGATTATATTGACAAAGACATTTGGAAATGTCCCGAGGTTGGATGTTAACATCAGGACGTTCTGGCCACATTTCATTAATGGCTCCTATCAGGTACAGTAAAGCCGATCAAATCCGTCTTTAATGTCATTAGGATCGACAGACTGTTCAGACACTGAAGTTTGGATAAATATTTTCTAGTCTATGACAAATATAATTCATTCCACATCTTTCTGCCTTTTTTAAAGAGCAGTGAACACAACATTCATCTAGCAGCTTCTCATTTTGTCCTGGCCATCAGCTGACTGCTTCACATCGATTTCAGTCATGTTCTTCAAGTTAAACTTTCATTTGTGACAGTTTTTAACCAGAGCTTTCAGCAGCTGGATAGAGTGTACACCTGCATTTTAATGAGCCAGACACACATTCAGGTAAATATAAGAATTTGCAGATTCTGGTGTTCAGGGACTTGGAACTGAAATTTTAATAAATGGACTAAAATTCCTGACAACAAAATCTcaattataaacatttttgttgctGTAAACAAGGTGTTTATACAAATTACCagaaaaactaaactttaaaCTTCATGATTTGCGATTAAATAAGTACACATCACGTTATGTGACTCACATAGCAGCCCTCTGTCCCTGGAAGAGTCTACTGTAATCCTCCTTCAGGCCACAGATGTAGCTCACTGCTTCACCCCACACCTTCTTCAACACAACCAGGGGCAGCTGGATCTTGGGTTCTTGCACTGCAGAGTTAAAATCAGAACAGAGGAGTGTAAAACCCCATCTGTTTTACGGAAGTGTGGTCTGTTATAATCACATTAACGCAACTAAACTTCGGATAAACTCACCAATAGTGTTGACTTTGTCAGGCAGCTGTCTAGCACTGAAGGGACCGGAATACTTGGTGATGCTCTTGTCGAACAGGTAGACGATGTAACTATCCCACCCTCTCTACacagggaggaagaaaaagaaaacatttatacaGAAATACTGTTCCTGGAGCTCATTACTGGCTCATTCCAAGTCcctaaacacacatgcattgaGGAAGAAAGACACTGACTTTCTGTAGCTCTTGTGTTTTGCACGGCTATTTCAGAGTCTCTGTGAAGGCTCCAGTGGGAGACAGACATAGAAGAGTTTTTGCGATTATTGACAGTAAAGAGCTGCCAGGACATGAGTGGTGAAGGCAGGGGAAATCATAAAAACGTAATGAGGCCTTGACTTGAGCTGGTGACAAAACAGTCTGCATCTTTAACGCTCCAGCTACCAAGACACACACCTCGACGGAGGTTTTAATCCAACAGTTCATCAATAACTTATCACGAGTATATCTGAATTTTGAgtccatgtttttctttatcaggTTTAATACTTAATTCATTTATACTCTATATGACAGCCCATtctactgtaaatactgtttattagggtcatatatttatatcacaGTAGCATATTTTCAGTCTCATCGCTGCCTATATCACACGTCTGTACATTagcatttttatgttattttgctACTGTTTGTATCTGATTAGATGCTAAACTGAACTTTATTGTGTTGATATTGAATATCAATGAAGCTGAATCAGATATGACCTAAATTTTTATGGGGTTCAGAAGTAAATCAGGACTCACTACTCCATCGAGGACACACTGTGCAGCGGGCTTCCTGGGGTCCAGCGAGACCCCCGTCTCCTGCAGCAGTTCCTGGTTTACCacttcaatcttggtctcaGCCTCGATGCGATTCTGCAGACTGTGGAGACTCTCGTCCGCAGTCAGCTGGAAAGAGTGGACCTGAGCTGTGGTCATGTTCAGGATGTGGACGACCTGAAGGAAAGTTACCAGAGGGCACAGTTTACGCACATTTCAGTAACACACTttgtcagacttttatttttaaatcactttatcgttttaatcatgtttaaaaatgcttcaCTCCctcattttgtcatattttagtccAGAACACAAACGAACCTTTATTCAGTTTATGTAGGACCCAACCCAAACTTTTGACTCTTTATTTTGGTTTagtgtaaacaaaacacactgtatGTTAGATCCACCTAATGtgtgatctgattggctgaacacacctgaaccAGGTACTCAGCAGTTGGCAGGGAAGGATTaggtggaaaataaaaaggcagtggccctcgaggaacatAGGTTGCTCACTCCTGATGTAAACAATGAAAGAAAGCAACATGCacccagccacacacacacatcccaattcaaaattgtgttttcagttctCCTCAGAAAACCCAACACTCAGGTCGTTTAAGGGATTCCCAGGCCACTTAGccagaaagaagaacaaaaaccGCTTTCAGATTGATACTGAATCAGGTATTAGGATTGAACTGGATTTCTCTTCAGTGATTAAGTGCTAAATACTACTCAGGTACATGTCAGGGCTAACTGCTGACATACAGCGGGGCCAAAGCTCTGATCAAAGTGCTGCGTTTTGGGCTAAAACTCACCTTCATACTCAGTATCTGCTCCAGGAATTCAAAGCACATTGGTTTCTTGGTTTCGAGGTTGACTTTGCCTCCTCTCTGGACAGGATCCCACTTCAACATGAGCTGAAGCAGGCCCTCCATCGGCTCCAACAGCGTCCTATGCAACACAAATTGAAATGTGTGGACAAGGAGAGAAACCAGCACTGTCCAgaggttgtgtgttttatttgaattactATAACACAACTTAAAAACCACAAAACTTTAAAGAAACATCAATGGGGGACGAAAATATAACTGATCCACCATAAATACTATTAGCAGTGCTAATATATGTAAATCAGCCATTAAATCTttagttaaccctctggggtcgacgcacgcgccggcgcgttttgacgcatcttttcctgataaggccgaaacaaacttaaattactccgtcaattctgatcgtacagataaaagaagcatatcattcaaatctgtaaagggtctagttttagtggtataccatcataataacaacaaaacgttgtgctttttttaaataaagaaagccgacagggtgcgctctcggacttttctgtctctgccatttctcttcacagacgcgtaaataaaacaaccagaatctcagcgaatacttggatcataaaaataagaattatatggctagaaagcttgaaatgttttcttttgagtgaaacaattcaagtcaaaaacaaatcatcacttttgatttaatccgtatgaacgtaaggagaagtccgttttttcctgtctcacctcattacaggtaatgcggtcccgccttgtacactgtccactgttcacatgtaaataatctcaggtgaaccaggtaaatatgtgcacgcccccgagaaatgagacaaaatatcaaacttcatcatagaatttactcactttttcgacgcgtttggatgatggcgcgttacgcacgtgaagcggcgctccttacattccacacagagataaacagtttagcttgtcctcagagtaaaaacactgattttaactcaaatgaggatcgtttgctcctcattgtgttgtattgtgctgcactaatccgtcccatctacattgactgaaaggctcattctgcgcgtctttgtctggtcgttcagtgcgtcttttgtgttctcaggtaaatcacatgactattcatcctcatacacaccctcttgcatatggcctttctggacaaaaactgtcttagaaaatttaaatcagtgtattgtttactgtgaatgtgtgaacaagatgacattcacagcactctgaagtaaacactttagcctacaacatgctggtctccaaagtcttgtgaaccaatgttctgtttgtgttttatggtcttatttcagtgagtaaaaaattgtagtttttcactaaccatgcataaacttttttctcaaaaacacaataatgtataaacttgctgctcacatattattgtagccaattttgtgctgattacagtgttatcagactttatacattaatatgtttaaaaaacactgaaaaaagcacaaatgtcaggacatgtcaaaatttgtccaggccccaaaaaccccctcagaccccagagggttaaaggcgTTTTAGCTAAACTCTTTTCTAACCTGCTGAGATTGTTGGGGTAGGGGAGGTGTGTGGAGAATCGGACTTCTCCGTTTAGTTCTTCTACAGCCATGATGTCTTTTGGGCCTTTATTCCTCACTTTGCTGGCCCTGTGGGTGAAAAGAGACAGGATGGAAAACgagctgaaaatgtaaacaaaagacttcctgagaTTGTGTATGCTTGGAGAAAATCTTCGTGAAACACGAGCTAACTAAAGTCTTAAATAGGGTTTAATAGCTCTAACAAATGACAACTACCTGGCAAATCACATGATTTACATCCTAATCTTTTGATTATCAGGTCAACCTACCACTGCACAGGCTGCAGGTTGTGCAGGAATGGACGGAAACCACAACTGCATTCAAATATCATTGTGCCAAAGCTCCAGTAGTCCACAGTAACAGTGTATGGCTTATTCTCAAAAAGCTCTGGCGCCTGCAGAGAAAAATCAGGATACATCTGTTTGGCATGCATACTAACCAGAACAAGTGTAGACTGCATAGAGCTGGGTGCATGTGAGGATTTGCTTACCAGGTACTGGAGCGTGCCAACGAAGGAGGTACACAGGCTACCCTGGTCCAGGTCTTTAGCATAGCCCAAGTCAATGATTTTGTGAACCAGCTGTAGAGGAACAGTAAAGTAAGTAAATCAGTAAATATCAGAGTTTCTTCAGGATGTACAGTCAAACAGATTAGgcacaaaaccaaaa from Mastacembelus armatus chromosome 19, fMasArm1.2, whole genome shotgun sequence harbors:
- the LOC113135239 gene encoding inhibitor of nuclear factor kappa-B kinase subunit alpha-like: MEKPPFRQSQNYGDWELKERLGMGGFAHVYLLQHHETNEKIAVKMCRLELTPRNKGRWSREIQIMKKLNHINVVTARDVPEEINYISLNDLPLLAMEYCSRGDLRKVLSKPENCCGLKESEVLSLLNDVGSGIQYLHENKIIHRDLKPENIVLQDINGKLVHKIIDLGYAKDLDQGSLCTSFVGTLQYLAPELFENKPYTVTVDYWSFGTMIFECSCGFRPFLHNLQPVQWASKVRNKGPKDIMAVEELNGEVRFSTHLPYPNNLSRTLLEPMEGLLQLMLKWDPVQRGGKVNLETKKPMCFEFLEQILSMKVVHILNMTTAQVHSFQLTADESLHSLQNRIEAETKIEVVNQELLQETGVSLDPRKPAAQCVLDGVRGWDSYIVYLFDKSITKYSGPFSARQLPDKVNTIVQEPKIQLPLVVLKKVWGEAVSYICGLKEDYSRLFQGQRAAMLSLLRYNTNLTRCKNSMFGFSQQLKAKLDFFKSSIQYDLEKYSDQMHYGISSEKMLKAWQENEERAAAFAQVAEVSHLDDEIMALHSEIVELQRSPYARRQGDKMEQLEEKAIELYKQLKMRCKTPEPDGSSDSSEMVKAIIQTVQNQDKVLKDLYTHLSKILISKQKIIDLFPRIEKTLENIKDADSTVMQMQIKRQREFWHLLKIACAQNSSRSSIAASPESSNQLQVSQWSQSAQPISSPHPLTSLPGPNDSDAAPRLLQENQKYLSQLTSLMQEAADEQAKSIVDQDWSWTKYETLTTKLKKRNA